One window of the Nicotiana tabacum cultivar K326 chromosome 4, ASM71507v2, whole genome shotgun sequence genome contains the following:
- the LOC142180233 gene encoding NAC domain-containing protein 6-like, giving the protein MEKNPQFRPSDTDLIMQLLKFVAGKCLPTEELIGFAYVYSNEPWQLIGGMSSKKTHYLFTQLKKKKPTDARFNRTTGNGTWTQQNKGKKILDEDDSLIIGYKISLTYKHKKDSSLNGRWLMMECFLADYLLRELKSDEAKEFVICAIKKNPRSEIRGNGIASIVEYKRFIDRVLQEGVHLQTPSEQSTMIFSKLESTSSDVFSMGQLESKDGMLVIINQTDSDEFFGMVNVENQECYYQEGDEEEVDWESILDFGDHGSVQNDLLY; this is encoded by the coding sequence ATGGAGAAGAATCCTCAATTTCGTCCCTCTGACACTGATCTCATAATGCAATTGTTGAAATTTGTGGCTGGAAAATGCTTACCAACTGAAGAATTGATTGGCTTTGCATATGTTTACAGCAATGAGCCATGGCAATTAATTGGAGGCATGAGTTCCAAGAAAACCCATTACCTTttcacacaattgaagaagaagaagcccacTGATGCCCGATTCAACAGAACTACTGGTAATGGGACTTGGACACAGCAGAATAAAGGCAAGAAAATTCTTGATGAGGATGATAGTCTCATTATTGGGTATAAAATAAGCTTGACTTACAAACACAAGAAAGACTCCTCTTTGAATGGCCGCTGGTTGATGATGGAGTGTTTCTTGGCTGATTATCTTCTTCGGGAGTTGAAATCTGACGAAGCTAAAGAGTTTGTAATCTGTGCGATTAAGAAGAACCCCAGATCAGAAATCAGAGGAAACGGTATTGCTTCTATTGTAGAGTATAAGAGGTTCATTGATCGTGTCTTGCAAGAAGGGGTTCATCTCCAAACCCCTTCAGAACAGAGTACTATGATTTTTTCTAAGTTGGAGAGTACCTCGTCTGATGTTTTCTCTATGGGACAATTAGAATCAAAAGATGGAATGTTGGTTATTATAAATCAGACTGATTCTGATGAATTCTTTGGAATGGTGAACGTGGAAAATCAAGAATGCTATTATCAGGAAGGTGATGAGGAGGAAGTTGATTGGGAATCTATATTGGATTTTGGGGATCATGGTTCAGTGCAGAATGACTTGCTTTACTAA